Proteins encoded in a region of the Mixophyes fleayi isolate aMixFle1 chromosome 5, aMixFle1.hap1, whole genome shotgun sequence genome:
- the PPP1R3G gene encoding protein phosphatase 1 regulatory subunit 3G, whose protein sequence is MNCHLIYRSHLELQDPCLCLHCEMHGKSAAVNPTACELCTEQLHNSYQHRQQQIKCPLKLPGQQGQIHELFLFGMQQQPQNMTATINELQHHSQEEELLQRGAQDVREQHCRPLILQLSSTANQEERSIRTALHSPGRDHLLQGVNRQLEATAVVKSVPVSTLRKCVQHLEEDPQGDLQSKLHGLNLGEQDVHSCNEEQPLHRSLRTYGDAKLHSTDTKYPEALATEESPRRRARSLPCNSIPEVDVEEEEDSLMCCCKLKKRVKFADSLGLTLASVKHFLASDEPLVPEAVLARLQSCPPTLCAREAELHLQEEMYGAEWVPPSIIPAELLTQLDEQGVCLEQVSSSLWGVRGCVLVKNPGEKAQVKIRYTFNEWLSFLDCSASAAEESLAPSTAPGSQRFLFNLNYPPSTSSIHFAICFNTGHGQELWDNNKGENYTVSFKRDLPPEIRSSSPEQEEWGCSRLW, encoded by the coding sequence ATGAACTGCCATTTAATATACAGATCCCACCTGGAGCTGCAGGATCCGTGTCTGTGCCTTCATTGTGAAATGCACGGAAAATCAGCAGCGGTAAACCCTACTGCATGTGAGCTGTGTACCGAGCAACTCCATAACTCTTACCAGCATCGCCAACAACAAATAAAGTGTCCACTGAAGCTCCCTGGACAACAGGGACAGATCCACGAACTATTTCTATTTGGCATGCAGCAGCAGCCTCAGAACATGACTGCAACAATAAACGAGCTACAACACCACAGCCAGGAGGAAGAACTACTCCAGCGAGGTGCACAAGATGTACGCGAACAGCATTGCAGACCGCTCATACTGCAGTTGTCCTCCACCGCTAACCAAGAAGAGCGAAGTATACGAACTGCGCTGCATTCACCAGGACGCGACCATTTACTGCAAGGAGTTAATCGCCAACTTGAAGCAACAGCTGTAGTTAAAAGTGTGCCGGTATCAACCTTGCGGAAATGTGTACAGCACTTAGAAGAAGACCCACAGGGAGACCTGCAGAGCAAATTGCATGGGCTAAATTTGGGCGAGCAAGATGTGCACAGTTGTAATGAGGAGCAACCGTTGCACCGATCTTTGCGCACATATGGTGATGCCAAGCTGCACTCTACAGACACCAAATACCCAGAGGCCTTGGCCACAGAAGAGTCACCCCGAAGAAGAGCACGGTCATTACCATGTAACTCTATTCCTGAGGTGGatgtagaagaagaggaagacTCTCTTATGTGCTGCTGTAAATTAAAGAAGAGGGTGAAGTTTGCAGACTCACTTGGGCTTACTCTAGCCAGTGTCAAACACTTCCTGGCTTCTGACGAGCCCCTTGTACCCGAGGCTGTGCTAGCCAGACTGCAGAGCTGCCCTCCAACCTTGTGTGCGAGAGAAGCAGAGCTACATTTACAGGAAGAAATGTATGGAGCAGAATGGGTTCCTCCATCCATCATCCCTGCAGAGTTGCTGACACAGCTGGATGAGCAGGGGGTGTGTCTGGAGCAAGTATCTTCATCCCTTTGGGGGGTACGTGGGTGTGTTTTAGTGAAGAACCCAGGAGAAAAGGCTCAGGTTAAAATCCGATACACCTTTAATGAATGGCTGTCTTTCCTGGACTGCTCTGCAAGTGCTGCTGAGGAAAGTCTTGCCCCATCTACAGCCCCAGGCTCTCAGCGTTTTCTCTTTAATCTGAACTACCCACCCTCTACCTCCAGCATACATTTTGCCATATGCTTTAATACAGGGCATGGGCAAGAGCTTTGGGACAACAACAAGGGGGAGAACTACACAGTGAGTTTTAAGCGGGATCTGCCCCCTGAAATCCGCTCCTCAAGCCCTGAGCAGGAGGAGTGGGGTTGTTCTCGGCTCTGGTAG